Proteins encoded within one genomic window of Triticum aestivum cultivar Chinese Spring chromosome 2D, IWGSC CS RefSeq v2.1, whole genome shotgun sequence:
- the LOC123048339 gene encoding flowering-promoting factor 1-like protein 5, with the protein MAAGGVWVFRKDGVMELKSAGLEPSAAAPSKKALVYVPANETVRSLEALERRLGSLGWERYYENRDIVQLHRRDGGVDLIALPRDFARFRSTHMYDVVVKNRHHFKVVDI; encoded by the coding sequence ATGGCGGCGGGAGGCGTGTGGGTGTTCCGGAAGGACGGGGTGATGGAGCTCAAGAGCGCGGGGTTGGAGCCGTCGGCGGCGGCGCCGAGCAAGAAGGCGCTGGTGTACGTGCCGGCGAACGAGACGGTGCGGTCGCTGGAGGCGCTGGAGCGGCGGCTAGGGTCGCTGGGCTGGGAGCGCTACTACGAGAACCGAGACATCGTGCAGCTCCACCGCCGCGACGGCGGCGTCGACCTCATCGCGCTCCCGCGAGACTTTGCGAGGTTCCGCTCCACCCATATgtacgatgtggtcgtcaagaacCGGCACCACTTCAAGGTCGTCGACATCTGA